A single genomic interval of Streptococcus oralis subsp. dentisani harbors:
- a CDS encoding CYTH domain-containing protein, translating into MKHLEIELKTLLKKEDYDHLKEQFSHIQPVLQKNYYIDTPDFQLREKKVAMRIRIFSDWAELTLKVPQTVGNMEYNQKLNLPEAESYLEKQILPQGLVLEELAKIGILSQDWFVLGCLATIRYEMETSIGLMALDESHYFDHTDYELELEVTDHEKGKADFQKFLEENQITYQKAPSKLIRFIKSMKKC; encoded by the coding sequence ATGAAACATTTAGAAATTGAACTGAAAACACTACTGAAAAAAGAGGATTACGATCATTTAAAAGAACAGTTTTCCCATATCCAACCCGTCCTTCAGAAAAACTACTACATTGATACACCTGATTTTCAATTGCGTGAAAAAAAGGTTGCCATGCGCATTCGTATCTTTTCAGATTGGGCGGAGTTGACCTTGAAGGTGCCACAAACTGTAGGAAATATGGAATACAATCAGAAACTGAATCTTCCAGAGGCTGAATCTTACCTAGAAAAACAAATACTTCCTCAAGGACTCGTTCTAGAGGAACTTGCTAAGATTGGTATTCTAAGCCAAGACTGGTTTGTTCTGGGTTGTCTTGCAACTATTCGTTACGAAATGGAAACATCGATTGGTCTAATGGCACTAGATGAAAGCCACTACTTTGATCATACAGACTACGAACTGGAGCTTGAAGTCACAGACCATGAAAAAGGGAAAGCTGATTTTCAGAAATTCTTAGAAGAAAATCAGATCACTTATCAGAAAGCTCCTTCAAAATTAATTCGTTTTATTAAAAGCATGAAAAAATGCTGA